The sequence TGCCGTTGGCGGATTCTTGCTGGAGCTGGGTCCGAGGTCGCATAGAGGGAGAATAGCGAGTCGCATAGAGGGAGGAGAGCGAGTGTCTCTAGTCGGTGGGGTGCAGCACTTCTGGTGGAGGGTCTGTTAGTCTGCAGTCTCTTGGGCCGCTTATGCCTCTGTGTGTGCGGGAGATTCTTCCGGGTGGTCTCTTCTGTGGCCTGCTTCCCATGTGGGTCAGGTAgggtgtgggtgggtgagtgttgtGATTTTGCGCCCTGGGGTTTTCCCCTCACCTCCCGCTGCCTGCGACTCCTCTTACCTGTTGTTAGTAGGTCATGCAGGTCGGGTATGGGTGCTCGGTGCCGCTCTTGAAGTTTGTCCCAGAAGCGGTTAAAAATCACCTACAAACGCTGCAAGGTGTCTTGCTGTGGGCTCTGTATCGGCAGCTTGCTTTTGGGTGCTGTGTTgtcagccgccatcttaggtgcgcCTCGTGCGGGCTGTTTCTCGTTTGGGTGCAAGGTATGGTCTTGGCTGATTGCTCCAGTCACCCTGTGTAGACCGGGTTAACCCCCGCTGGTCCCTGAGGGGGGGTAGGAGGCCCGTGCACCGAGGGATCTGTTCATGGTTTTACcgtccaggagagcggccgcctctcctcggctcggCCACAGACAGGCCTCGTTTGCTTGTTGCGGGTTCCCGGGCAGTATGTATGTCGTTTTTAATGTCTTCTGGTGCCCCCGGGTTCCCCCTATACCGCTTGTGCCTTCTGGTGGGTGAACTTGCTGAATTTCTGGGTTTATGCCCCTTATTATGTTGGGTTTGTCAGGAGCTGATTTTTAGCACGTCTGTCCAGCACaacggttaggctccgcccccctttgtaatatctttttatgtgacaacaATGAAGAAAttgcactctgctacaatgtaaagtagtaagtgtacagcctgtataacagtgtaaactttctgtcccctcaaaataactcattatgtctattaatgtctaaaccgttggcaacaaaagtgagtacacccctaagtggaaatgtccaaattgggcccaattagccattttccctccctggtgtcatgtgactcgttagtgttacaaggtctcaggtgtgaatggggagcagttgtgttaaatttggtgttatcgctctcacacactGATAATTGGAAGTTGAACATGGCATCTCATGGCAAAGACTTGGTCCGATGAGACCacaataaacttatttggttcagatggtctCAAGCATGTGTGGTGGCAACcatgtgaggagtacaaagaaaagtgtgtcttgcctacagtcgaGCATTTTGgtaggagtgtcatggtctgtgtctgcatgagtgctgccgacaCTGgaaagctacagttcattgagggaaccatgaatgtcaACATGTACTTTGACATCTTGAAGCAGAGCATAATCCCCACCCTTCGGGGACTGGGCCGCAGGGCCGTATTCCAACATGACAATGACCCCAAAACACCTCCAAGATaaacactgccttgctaaagaagctgaaggtaaaggtgatgaactggccaagcatgtcaccAGACCTTAACCCTACTGAGCATTTGTTGGGCATCCATAAACGGAAggtggggagcgcaaggtctctaacatccaccagctccgtgatgttgtcatggacgcagggccgtctttagagtggggcaaacggggcagctgccccaggcccagttgctcctggggggccccagagaaGCTGCCCCATGGACCCTGCGATATGCGCAGCCTCCCTTGGACCCGGCcatatgcctgtgtgtgttagtatgtctgtgtgtgtgtgtgtgtgtcaaatatctgtcagtgtctgtgtgtgtgtgtgtgccattatgtctgtgtgtgtgtcagtatgtgtgtgtgtttgtcagtatgtgtgtgtgtgtgtgtcagtatgtctgtgtgtgtgtcagtatgtctgtctgtgtgtcaatgtgtctgtgtgtatatgagtgtgcctgtgtgtgtgtcagcatgtctgtgtgtctgtcaatatgtctgtcagtgtatgtgtgtgtgtgtgtgtcagtatttctgtcagtgtatgtgtctttgtgtgtgtcagtatatctgtcagtgtatgtgtctgtgtctgtgtgtgtgtatgtatgtgtgtgtttgtcagtatgtctgtctgtgtgtatcagtatgcctgtgtgtgtgtcagtgtgtctgtgtgtgtgtcagtatgtctgtctgtgtgtcaatgtgtctgtgtgtatatgagtgtgcctgtgtgtgtgtcagcatgtctgtgtgtctgtcaatatgtctgtcagtgtatgtgtgtgtgtgtgtgtcagtatttctgtcagtgtatgtgtctttgtgtgtgtcagtatatctgtcagtgtatgtgtctgtgtctgtgtgtgtgtatgtatgtgtgtgtttgtcagtatgtctgtctgtgtgtatcagtatgcctgtgtgtgtgtcagtgtgtctgtgtgtatgtcagtatgcctgtgtgtgtcagcatgtctgtgtgtgtgtcaatacatctgtcagtgtatgtgtctctgtgtgtgaggatatctgtcagtgtatgtgtgtgtgtgtgtgtgtgtgtgtgtgtgtgtgtgtcagtatatctgtcagtgtatgtgtctgtgtgtgtatgtatgcgtgtctgtttgtgtgtgtcagtatgtctgaatgtgtgtcaatatgtctgccagtatatatttgtgtgtcagtgtatgtgtgtgtcagtatgtatctgtgaatgttttaatatgtctgtctgtttgtgtatgtgtcagtgtgtcagtgtgattgggggttgtgCGTAATTGGGGGGAGCGGGGATTGGGAGGGTCGCAGGGCCCAGAGGACCCAACAAAATTATtttcccagggtcctattcatattatagatggCCCTGCATGGAAGAGTGGAagtggactccagtggcaacatgTGAAGCAGTGTtgtaaaataatggtggccacacaaaatattgacactttgggcccaatgtgcatatttccacttaggggtgtactcacttttgttgccaatagtttagacattaatggctgtatgttgagttattttgaggggacagcaaatttacactgttatacaggctgttcacttactactttacattgtagcagagtgtaatttcttcaatgttgtcacatgaaaagatataataaaatatttacattgaggggtatactcacttttgtgagatactgtatgtggcagtgaatgtgtatatgtgcatacatcagcACTCAATTACCAGCAATCAAATGCCAGCACTAAATGcaaacatacccctgcagtcaaaagcccaaattatatataaatacattcctTCATTCAAGCAACATTACACACAGCTGTAAAGCTACATTTAAAAGTCAACACTTCATAAAaatcagcttgacaaagaccactTAGCAGGTTGAGACGTTGCTGCTGATTATGTAAATAGCTTATGTATTTGTTGATGGAAAGGTACTATTTTTGAGCATGACCACCAAACATGCAGGTAAGTTCCTACTTCCttctcacatctccagcaggtggcAGAAATATCTGTATGCATACGGTTCAGTCGAGCAGGGGGGCCTGTATCAATAGGTGATCAGtttataattacatttttgtAGCTTGCTACTGATAGTGCCTTGGTGCACTaaaatgtggatttttttttcccattgtcaTTCATTTAGTGTAGTACCGGTGTTCTGTTCCCATCTAGCCATGTATTTTGGTGGTGCCTTCTGTGTGGCTGTAAGTAACGTCGAGTAAAGAATAGAAATCCCTATCAGCGCATAACAGTCTGAAGGAGGTAATTTCATGGTGAATTAGATGCATTGCATGGAGAGACGTGTAAAAGTGTTGTATTTGCTGGTAGCGAAATCGGTGTAAACCCGTTGGAACATCATCCGGAACAAAGTCCTGGAGCTGAATTTTTACACAATTGTTTCAAAAACAGCCAGTCTGATTCCCCAAATCCCGTCAGCCCTTAGGACGTAAGGCCTCCAGTCACTTCAGGATTATAAGAGAGTGGACTGAAGCATTGTAAGTTGCGACAATTGTCTAGTCAATATCCATAGTAGTACTCAGGAAAGGATGGTCTTGTATGAGCTTGTCACCCAGGGGGTTAGTAAACCAGAGTTGGGAAAGAAGTCTCCAACATACCTGGGACTTCTCCAGATCGATCCAGAGCTTCTGTGAAATTTTACTGTGCCTGTCTAGGAGTCACAAAAGATAAGTCACACGGTAGTACCGATGAATAAACAGTAGCCTGACTCCAACTAACTTTTTGGGGAGAGATAGTTGTGATCTGTTGACCCTGGAGGGTCCTAATTTCCAGACAAATTTTGTAAGGGCTAAATTAATCGACTGGGAAAAGGGTTTTAGTAATAAGATTGGGATGGTTTGGAAGAGAAACAGAAGTCTTAGCAAAAGGTTTATTTGCTGAGCATTTATCCTACCAAACCAGGAAACGTCGAAATGCAACGTTCAGAGAATGGGTAAAAAATTGTCCTGATAGACAGAATTCAGATCTTTCGTGAGccacatatttttaaatatatgagaTACTTGAcaccatttaaagggatattggGTGCGTAAATAATCTATGAGTGTGAAGGTGACTGGTGGGCATCGGATATATCTCTGCTGAGTTTCAAGTTTGAAAGATGACCATATTCTCGGAACTTCACAAGTAAATTTGAAATAGACACTGTAGGCCTcttcataaaaaaagaaaatcacctgCGTAGGCAGCAACTTTATGTTCTCAAGAGCCATTAATGACACCATCCCATCTGACCACCGGTAGAAAAGGCTatagagagggcaaacaggaggggggataaggggcacccctgtctcgtaccaTTTCAAATTTGAAAGGACACCATTAATTAACAGCCAGGCACCAGGCACCATGGAAAGGGAGGAAATCCAGGCTAGTATATGAGGTCCAAAACCCATTGCCCATAGAGTCACCAGCATAAACGTCCAACCCACCCAGTCAAACACCTTCTCCACACCGGTAGAGAGGAGAAGGATTCGGAGCCCGAAACTCTGAACCACATGCATCACAATGAGAGCATGTATAGTGTATCCTTCGCCTCCATTCTAGGGACAAAGCCAACATAATCTGGGCAGACTAGCTCAGGGAGCACCTTGCTCGTGCATCTGGTCATATTGATTCTTAAGttaaaaattattaatatatgtattattacTTTTTGTAATATGTCATATGAGTTACATTTGTCAACATTTTAACTTACCTTGCAGAAAACAAACTTCTCTCTCAGGTTGGCTCTTTGATACCTTGCCTTGTTCAAATTTGCTCCCTAGTAACTTTGTGTCCACATATTCTTTATATGCAGGAAATCCAGATGTGTGTGGAGTAAACTCAAACCAGGTTTCTGAAATTGCAATGGTTCATTACTTACAGAAGCTATGGAAATAGGTAATACTAATATTTATCGGGACCTACCTGGTTCATGTTTAATGCCAttattcacatttgttttttccaCTGCAGCGTATACTGGATATGGATTTGACCCAATTTCACAGGCACCACAGTAATCAGAAAGCTTCTTTTCATTAACCTAAAAGAGTAGAGTGGAAAAAGACAATATTTCAGGAATTAGTATTAcaagtataaaaaagaaaatgcataatCATGAGTTCCTGCTATGCCAAATTTAGCAGAGAAAGGATTAATTAAAATGCATACAGTACTCACATCCTTAGTCATCATTTGAATGATTACATGGGCCCAAAAAGAAGTTAGTGATGCAGTATCATTTTCCTTTGTTTGTTTCAGCTTCTCCCATGATTTCTGTAAATCATACTCCTTCTCGAATGTTTTACAGATTTTGCCTTCCATCTCCCCAATACAATTTGACCAATTGTCATTGTCATAAAGTGATGACATACACCTGAAAAGAAGAAAAGTGCATGAAACATGTTTTACAATTTGTCTGCTTGTCTggaaattatctttttttatctcttcacatcatgtatttttttttaaatagaacatttatttaaaaaattatggaaataaaaaagaaatgtaaaaacctTTGTTGCAGAAGTGCGCACGTTTTAGCTAATGCATTTAACAGCAATTTTGTTTGGAAAGGTCTCTAGTACCTGCTAAAGATTTCATAGTAGAAGTAGGTAAGCTACTCTACAGATCTTCTATTAGACTGAAACACTGTCTTTTGTTTGGATATTTCAGGATGTTGATTATCATTTTCAAGTCATTCCCTAATTGATCGAACACAGTCCTTCAGAATGCTCTAAGGTGAGATACTACAGTTTGAATCTTACCTGGCTCTGTTGGGCACCCACATATTTTCTGATCTGCCTTGCTATGCTAAAGAGGAAGGTCATGCTAGCACATTAGCGTATCAGTACATACCAATTTTGAGCAATATTCAAtggctgagtgtgtcagctgattgctttcagccaatgaatacCATCCAAGGCTGTTATCCTAACGAGGAAGTATAAACATATCATAGGCAGTCAGAAATTATTGCAGGCACCCAACTTACCTGGTTAAGAGTCAAATTGTTAGTAAATGTAAGGgaccctggcactataaccaatacAACATTCCATATGCGGGTGAGAGTGccccttttgtttgtttttaatatcaCAGGCATTTTTAGCTTAAATAATTTAAGTGCCAAAAACGAAATGTTGAATGACATTTtattagtttccatggtgattgatcTTTCTTTAGCACTTTTCCCCAAAATAGCACTTGTTTTTGTTATGATAAATCTCTGCAATtaaatatttctttttctttttttgtttagtcACATTTACTATAATTGTAGCTAAAATTTCAATGATCATCTTGCTTAAATTAATATATCTATCATTTTCATATTCTTTACTGCCTCGGGTGTAGATTTAACATGTGGTAtagaaatatgaaatcatttttcAGACCTACTTGAAAGAAATTTTTATAGGGACACTCGAGATGCAGAAAATATGCCAATGGTTATTTAAAACTAAACAATTTTTTATATCTTCTCTCTGAAACATAGCAGAGAATAGAAAACATCAGCATATGTAGCACTTAAGGCAAATGGTCCCTTATGTGTAtgtcaaattaataaataaatacatcggTGACTCCTTAATTCTGTAATACAATTCACTTTTGCAGCGCCCCTTCCTCCTGATTGGCAGCTGTTTGGGGAAGCTCTCTTAAGAGCAGTTAGGCATGTAAAATAATGGGCAgattttgcacatgcctagtctcctttaagaaggaatttcatGGGGTGGGACCTGACTGCCATGCTGTTATATCACCCAGTTATATCGCCCATACAATGCTTCTTTTGTTCCTGCACTAGCTATTTTAAATGAATATTTGCTTTATAATAACATaccttaaaataatttaaaatttagaacacaatattttaaaaaatagcaTAGTTATTGCATACCATGTAGATCCAGAAGTACCACAAATGTATGTAACTGTGTCAAGAATATCATCATTAGCCAGTTCTGAAAGGACGCCCAAGAAACCAATCATAGCACGAAGACCACCACCAGAACCCAAAACAGCAACAACTGGTACATCACCCTATTGAAAAAGATTGCAAGAAAATTAAGTAATATAGATTCAATTCTACATTAAATCTGACTGCAGAAATGTGACTTAAATATACAGAATAGTACTCATGCAAAATCTTCAATTTAGAATGTGCTTTACTTTGTACATGGTATTATTCTAAATCTGttaaaaattaattataaatattgtaataataaacagacttgtgcatttggtttcggcctgattttaaattgttattttttgggCTAATTGTTGGTTCAGCCAAATTCTGTATCTCTGAAGTACCAAATGGACATATAACCAAGCAAACTACTAGCGCAATGGACAAGCATGTTTTTTTGCTCTGGGATTCAGAGTTCCGCCAtaatgattgatggaaaaaaaaatgattgatggctaAGGACAGCCAGTGAATGATGGttctattcacagatcaagtgagaagtgactaaTAAAGGGACAAAAAGAAGAGCAGAAAAACATCTATATTCATATACCGTATTTCACCGCATAAAAGTCACAGATTTTATGCCTAATTCCTTTCCTTAAAAATGGTGGTGTGACCATTATGTGAAGATTTATTTTTTGCGATAGTATATGCGACCAGTACGCAAAGCGTTGTTTTTCTAAAAGTTTTTTAACAGTTGCTGATAACATTATAGTTGCTGATAACATGCATATTTCCTAATGCATTACATAAATTCTATCCTGATCCCTGTCCTCCTGTCATTTCTTATCATTTCTTAATGCATTAAGTGCACTTAATGCACTCTCAAGTATAAGTCAGTAGGATGTTCATCATCATTTTTTAAGATAGTTTCACAACAAAAAtagcaatttattattattattggcacttATATAGCGagagcaggtaacttgtttttctttgttttttactatatattggggttgatgtgtactgtagtcattgctggcGCCCAGTAATGGGAGTGAaagcaggcagtggcgtactaaggggagaGTGTGGGGACAGTCCGCACCGGGTGCCATCGGGCAGGGGgatgccaccagggctggccaggcttgctattctgtgagctgtgtggctgcaccaggtgccatagcagcaggggcgccgggcagccgacacagctcacacgcaggggctgggactGGGAGCA comes from Pelobates fuscus isolate aPelFus1 chromosome 5, aPelFus1.pri, whole genome shotgun sequence and encodes:
- the LOC134612074 gene encoding cytosolic phospholipase A2 gamma-like, which encodes MDISTGENTSVKNRREKVHEAFKRLKINTEGDVPVVAVLGSGGGLRAMIGFLGVLSELANDDILDTVTYICGTSGSTWCMSSLYDNDNWSNCIGEMEGKICKTFEKEYDLQKSWEKLKQTKENDTASLTSFWAHVIIQMMTKDVNEKKLSDYCGACEIGSNPYPVYAAVEKTNVNNGIKHEPETWFEFTPHTSGFPAYKEYVDTKLLGSKFEQGKVSKSQPEREVCFLQGIWGSALGSEKVIFDFIKEQIREIWSKLWSILAQSNKVTSHGEYCKCALLKELLAEDLESLDYKQSEEFLQKLKHLLEDVEKREKQLETKSLLGMYSVKLFDAP